One Luteolibacter yonseiensis genomic window carries:
- a CDS encoding AAA family ATPase — MQLITYLRAGHPGLAIITAEEARAEAEIAAACGSASRHLSAWSSSEGLVDTHERRSQPCADPLEALQLMERKLAREEPRHVVVMRDLQLHLDHGDPILVRRLRDLLRLAKTNGHCLILLGCRPKLPAEVEHEITRIDFPLPGADELAVVLDGIASSAKLETPSGDLRESLLNAALGLTTVEAENAFALSIVETGGLRADVVSREKARTLKRGGLVEVISSAPSLEDIGGYDPLKEWLNRRAGAFGTAARHYGLPAPKGLLIVGIPGTGKSLTAKAVSSTFGLPLLRLDMGRVFGGIIGQSEANLRSVIQTAEAIAPCVLWIDEIEKGFVGSQSGGTSDGGTSSRVFGSFLSWMQEKEKPVFVVATANDVSKLPPEFLRKGRFDELFFVDLPSPEERARIWEIVICRHRRNPATYDIPRLVRVCDQFTGAEIEAAFVDAMFEAYAEGDEPKDKHVVEAVTRTIPLARLMDSQITALRQWAEGRARNASSNGAAAKGKTSKPPRNARRIAQSN; from the coding sequence ATGCAACTCATCACCTATCTACGGGCGGGACATCCCGGACTCGCCATCATCACGGCAGAAGAAGCCCGGGCGGAGGCGGAGATCGCCGCCGCCTGCGGTTCCGCCAGCCGCCACCTCAGCGCCTGGTCCTCGTCCGAGGGCCTGGTCGACACCCACGAACGACGTTCGCAGCCCTGCGCGGATCCTCTGGAAGCCCTGCAACTGATGGAACGCAAGTTAGCCCGCGAGGAACCGCGCCACGTCGTCGTGATGCGGGACCTCCAGCTCCACCTCGACCACGGTGATCCCATTCTGGTCCGCCGCCTGCGCGACCTGCTGCGGCTCGCCAAGACCAACGGCCACTGCCTCATCCTGCTCGGCTGCCGGCCGAAGCTCCCCGCCGAGGTGGAGCATGAGATCACACGCATCGATTTCCCCCTGCCGGGAGCGGACGAACTGGCGGTCGTCCTCGATGGAATCGCCAGTTCGGCCAAGTTGGAAACACCTTCGGGCGATCTCCGGGAATCCCTGCTCAACGCCGCTCTCGGTCTTACCACGGTCGAGGCGGAGAACGCCTTTGCGCTTTCCATCGTGGAGACCGGAGGACTCCGGGCGGATGTCGTTTCGCGGGAAAAAGCCCGCACGTTGAAACGCGGTGGTCTGGTCGAGGTGATTTCGTCCGCACCGTCGCTCGAAGACATCGGCGGATATGATCCGCTGAAGGAATGGCTCAACCGCCGTGCCGGAGCGTTCGGCACTGCGGCCAGGCATTATGGCCTCCCGGCACCTAAAGGGCTGCTCATCGTCGGGATTCCCGGCACCGGCAAATCCCTCACGGCGAAGGCGGTTTCCTCCACGTTCGGCCTGCCGTTGCTACGGCTCGACATGGGACGCGTCTTCGGCGGCATCATCGGCCAGTCGGAAGCCAACCTCCGCTCCGTCATCCAGACCGCAGAAGCGATCGCCCCGTGCGTCCTGTGGATCGACGAAATCGAAAAAGGCTTCGTCGGCAGCCAGTCCGGGGGCACGTCTGACGGAGGCACCTCGTCCAGGGTATTCGGCAGTTTCCTCTCTTGGATGCAAGAAAAGGAAAAGCCGGTCTTCGTGGTGGCCACAGCGAACGACGTATCGAAACTCCCGCCGGAGTTCCTCCGGAAGGGAAGATTCGACGAGCTGTTCTTCGTGGATCTCCCCAGTCCAGAAGAGCGTGCCCGAATTTGGGAAATCGTCATCTGCCGCCATAGGCGGAATCCGGCCACCTACGACATCCCCCGACTCGTGCGCGTGTGTGATCAGTTCACCGGCGCGGAAATCGAGGCGGCGTTCGTCGATGCCATGTTCGAGGCCTACGCCGAGGGCGACGAACCGAAGGACAAACACGTCGTCGAGGCCGTCACCCGCACGATCCCGTTGGCTAGGCTGATGGACAGCCAGATCACCGCATTGCGCCAATGGGCGGAAGGCAGGGCCAGAAACGCCAGTTCGAATGGAGCAGCCGCGAAAGGCAAGACAAGCAAACCACCGCGCAATGCTCGTCGCATCGCACAGTCCAACTGA
- a CDS encoding DUF2997 domain-containing protein, with translation MSRQIRVRVSPTGDVLIEAYGFKGSGCEAATKAIEEALGTKVSCRRKSDYWSQSVSQQNQQKVGDGGGES, from the coding sequence GTGAGCCGCCAGATCCGCGTCAGGGTATCGCCGACCGGCGATGTCCTGATCGAGGCCTACGGGTTCAAAGGCAGCGGCTGCGAGGCCGCGACCAAGGCGATCGAGGAGGCGCTCGGCACGAAGGTGTCATGCCGCCGCAAGTCGGACTACTGGAGCCAATCGGTATCCCAGCAAAACCAGCAGAAGGTTGGAGATGGAGGGGGGGAGTCGTGA
- a CDS encoding DUF1257 domain-containing protein, with protein sequence MSHFTTIKTQIRDIPSLVDACVELDLRLVPDSYCRGYAGISRAAPYVIKLKGPYDISVEPSAEDDGSYGLTTDWWDGWVAKEVGAGYGRLLQSYGVHRTIRAATQRGLRTTRRIEADGSILLTLEGGSL encoded by the coding sequence ATGAGCCACTTCACCACCATCAAGACCCAGATCCGCGACATCCCGTCGTTGGTCGACGCCTGTGTCGAACTCGACCTCCGCCTTGTTCCCGACTCCTACTGCCGGGGCTATGCCGGTATCAGCCGCGCCGCCCCGTATGTCATCAAGCTGAAAGGCCCGTATGATATTTCCGTGGAACCCTCCGCGGAAGACGACGGCAGCTACGGGCTCACCACCGACTGGTGGGATGGCTGGGTAGCCAAAGAGGTGGGAGCCGGTTATGGCCGGCTCCTGCAATCCTACGGTGTCCACCGCACCATCCGCGCCGCCACCCAGCGCGGACTCCGCACCACGCGCAGGATTGAAGCCGATGGCTCTATCCTGCTGACGTTGGAAGGAGGTTCGCTGTGA
- a CDS encoding DUF3150 domain-containing protein, which yields MNPNNQPLLDAVCRRGVLVATSVRYWRGCKKLAAEDLGLDPAQVSDRLIQLGHKRLIPREALSKFALIESRAHALVEAASFPFLGGIARFVPNPRLADVVEKLAHLREEFQSETLDFVAGYGPMRENALLEWRKAAEQLGPGAERLITTIEQSFPPAGSITRRFAFDTRLFQVAAPDSIRLEVVEGVEQLEIAEERRRIADDASRRLQSDLDSFIRESVATLREETARLAADVLATINGSENGVHQRTLNRLASFIDSFRSLNFAGDQQLEATLERFRRELLTRSAEDYRNSGTAMADLKTGLSDLQDAALRLARGDAHDIVSRFGQQGTRRFAATG from the coding sequence ATGAATCCCAACAACCAACCACTCCTCGACGCCGTTTGCCGTCGAGGGGTTCTAGTCGCGACGAGCGTGCGCTACTGGCGCGGCTGCAAGAAACTCGCCGCCGAAGACCTCGGTCTTGATCCCGCACAGGTGTCGGACCGTCTCATCCAGCTCGGTCACAAGCGACTCATCCCGCGCGAGGCCTTGTCAAAGTTCGCCCTGATCGAAAGTCGGGCCCATGCCCTGGTTGAGGCGGCGAGCTTTCCATTCCTCGGAGGCATCGCCCGCTTCGTTCCCAACCCGCGCCTCGCCGACGTTGTGGAGAAGCTCGCGCATCTCCGGGAGGAGTTCCAATCGGAGACGCTCGATTTCGTTGCGGGCTACGGACCGATGCGGGAAAACGCCCTGCTGGAATGGCGGAAGGCGGCCGAGCAGCTCGGGCCCGGAGCGGAACGGCTGATCACGACAATCGAGCAATCGTTTCCACCCGCCGGCAGCATCACCCGCCGCTTCGCCTTTGACACCCGGCTCTTTCAGGTAGCTGCCCCCGACAGCATCCGCCTGGAGGTGGTCGAAGGTGTCGAGCAGTTGGAAATCGCCGAGGAGCGCCGCCGCATCGCCGACGACGCATCACGGCGGCTCCAGTCCGACCTCGACAGCTTTATCCGTGAATCAGTCGCCACCCTGCGTGAGGAAACCGCGCGGCTCGCCGCCGACGTTCTCGCCACCATCAACGGTTCGGAAAACGGCGTCCATCAGCGCACGCTCAACCGCCTCGCATCGTTCATCGACAGCTTCCGCTCCCTCAACTTCGCCGGAGACCAGCAGTTGGAGGCAACGCTCGAACGTTTCCGCCGCGAACTGCTCACTCGCAGCGCGGAGGACTACCGCAACAGCGGCACCGCCATGGCCGATCTAAAGACCGGCCTGTCGGACCTGCAGGACGCCGCCCTACGGCTGGCCCGTGGCGACGCCCACGACATCGTCTCCCGTTTCGGCCAGCAGGGGACACGCCGGTTTGCCGCGACCGGCTGA
- a CDS encoding RecB family exonuclease, whose translation MIAVLTEAAVAADPDDGFRLPEHISPTAAKSYLSCGLRFYFERVVCLRKKTPVSLHLGKAVHAALQAFHLARWRGTDDSPQTVAAEFERVFSSLETSGGPVNFRDEDHREKTRLDGLRIIAAYLDSPESLQGMPRAVEVVLKEEIPGLSVPLTGALDLVEDDFVPVDFKSASAKPDKAAAAFEHEIQLVSYQLLLEVATGETPPSLDLVFLVKTKSAQVIRIKSPPADKHRKRRVIALLETAVIGIAEGRFHPQIGMSCAWCPFRNECAAWSPVSVIPERRAA comes from the coding sequence ATGATCGCCGTCCTTACCGAAGCTGCCGTCGCAGCGGATCCGGATGACGGATTCCGCCTGCCGGAACACATCAGCCCGACAGCCGCGAAGAGCTACCTGTCCTGCGGACTCCGGTTTTACTTCGAGCGGGTGGTGTGCCTCCGCAAGAAAACACCGGTGTCGCTCCACCTCGGCAAGGCGGTGCACGCCGCGCTCCAGGCCTTCCACCTGGCACGCTGGCGTGGCACCGACGATTCGCCGCAAACCGTCGCGGCGGAATTCGAACGGGTTTTCAGCTCGCTCGAAACCTCAGGGGGACCGGTCAACTTCCGCGATGAGGACCATCGCGAGAAAACCCGTCTCGACGGTCTGCGGATCATCGCCGCCTACCTCGACAGCCCGGAATCCCTCCAAGGCATGCCGCGAGCCGTCGAGGTGGTGCTCAAGGAAGAAATCCCCGGCCTGTCGGTTCCCCTCACCGGGGCGCTGGATCTGGTCGAGGACGACTTCGTGCCGGTGGATTTCAAATCCGCCTCCGCCAAGCCCGACAAGGCTGCGGCGGCGTTCGAACATGAGATCCAGCTCGTCAGCTACCAGCTGCTGCTGGAGGTGGCGACCGGCGAAACACCTCCGTCGCTCGATCTGGTATTCCTGGTGAAGACGAAGTCGGCACAGGTCATCCGGATCAAATCGCCACCGGCCGACAAGCACCGCAAGCGAAGGGTGATCGCCCTTTTGGAAACGGCGGTCATCGGCATCGCGGAGGGACGCTTCCACCCACAGATCGGCATGTCATGCGCCTGGTGTCCGTTCCGCAACGAATGTGCGGCGTGGTCACCGGTGTCGGTCATTCCGGAAAGGAGGGCGGCATGA
- a CDS encoding trypsin-like peptidase domain-containing protein encodes MSRSPGLSEDTKYLFGCCGFLVALGVAGFGLSSFVRTCKGADTSALPKTFEEASHNGSEQSANGKVIGFGLEQLELATMPMSGSWKEQDLFVDDEQKWTGSTCIVGRHGAYLIILTNRHCLGLDALGSADDDGVPEILDYQLHVHFPGEITRRVSQFALIKGGIDLAWLAVEAKGLGKYLELGFPTEKLPALRPGFEVVAVGSPIAIEFRGSHTFGRISAIRPMADELGRGFTFIQTDAAINHGNSGGPLFLKSNGRYFWIGVNTAKVDAADNLGVAISRDAIIAQPHVEWFNADAAGAVRCFNEWK; translated from the coding sequence ATGAGCAGATCCCCCGGATTATCTGAGGACACAAAATACCTTTTTGGTTGTTGCGGTTTCCTTGTAGCCTTGGGCGTTGCGGGTTTTGGACTGTCCTCGTTTGTAAGAACATGCAAGGGGGCTGACACCTCAGCATTGCCGAAGACCTTCGAGGAGGCTTCGCACAATGGTTCCGAACAAAGTGCCAACGGGAAAGTGATTGGATTTGGGCTTGAGCAGTTGGAGCTGGCGACCATGCCGATGTCTGGCTCGTGGAAGGAGCAGGATCTTTTTGTCGATGATGAACAAAAATGGACGGGAAGCACCTGCATCGTGGGCCGACACGGAGCCTACCTGATCATTTTGACCAACCGGCACTGCCTTGGATTGGATGCATTGGGAAGCGCTGATGACGATGGGGTGCCGGAGATTCTTGATTATCAGCTGCACGTCCATTTTCCCGGCGAGATCACCAGACGTGTTTCCCAGTTTGCTCTTATCAAGGGGGGCATTGATCTTGCTTGGCTAGCAGTTGAGGCAAAAGGCTTGGGAAAATATTTGGAACTGGGATTTCCCACCGAGAAACTGCCCGCACTTCGGCCCGGCTTTGAAGTCGTGGCCGTGGGTTCGCCTATTGCTATCGAGTTCAGAGGTAGTCACACCTTCGGACGCATCAGTGCAATCCGTCCGATGGCCGACGAACTGGGGAGGGGGTTCACGTTCATTCAGACCGACGCCGCGATCAATCACGGAAATAGTGGTGGTCCCCTATTTTTGAAATCAAACGGACGTTATTTTTGGATAGGTGTGAACACTGCGAAGGTTGATGCGGCAGACAATCTAGGAGTTGCAATCAGCAGGGACGCCATCATCGCCCAGCCACACGTTGAATGGTTCAACGCAGACGCGGCTGGAGCAGTTCGTTGTTTTAACGAGTGGAAGTAA
- a CDS encoding helix-turn-helix domain-containing protein, with product MVKFLRETRIEKGLTLRDLTEEMGVSYSHLSRAERGLSQPGLVVLLRWCRALDFPFGHLWEIASED from the coding sequence ATGGTGAAATTTCTTCGCGAGACTCGTATCGAAAAGGGACTCACGCTCCGCGACCTAACGGAGGAGATGGGAGTCAGCTACTCACATCTGTCCCGAGCTGAAAGAGGATTGTCGCAGCCAGGCCTAGTTGTTCTCCTTCGATGGTGTCGTGCACTTGATTTTCCCTTTGGACATCTTTGGGAAATTGCATCGGAAGACTAG
- the radC gene encoding RadC family protein: MNETDTPGSRICDMPSGRKPREKLAALGPTALDNAELMALFISTGTKGRSAIDIGRDLITKYGSMGALGGLPVTELSKEKGIGLAKASKLAAAFELGIRVAREQLHAVRLDTPELIYDHFGPQMRHLTQEQVVCVTLDTRLRHTGSTVISVGTVNESSAHPREVLRSVVTRGAFGFVLIHNHPSGDPSPSRADERVTLNLVEAARIMQVTFLDHVIIGKPSPGRMPFFSFRAAGVIA; this comes from the coding sequence ATGAACGAAACCGATACGCCCGGCTCCCGCATTTGTGACATGCCCTCCGGCCGGAAGCCGCGGGAAAAGCTCGCCGCTCTCGGTCCCACCGCGCTGGACAACGCGGAACTGATGGCGCTCTTCATCTCCACCGGGACCAAGGGACGCAGCGCGATCGACATCGGGCGGGACCTCATCACGAAATACGGGTCGATGGGGGCGCTCGGCGGCCTGCCCGTGACCGAGCTCTCGAAGGAAAAAGGCATCGGGCTGGCGAAGGCATCCAAGCTGGCAGCGGCCTTCGAGCTGGGGATCCGCGTGGCCCGTGAGCAATTGCACGCGGTGCGGTTGGATACTCCGGAGCTGATTTACGACCATTTCGGCCCGCAGATGCGGCATCTGACCCAGGAGCAGGTGGTCTGTGTGACGCTGGACACACGCCTGCGCCACACCGGCAGTACGGTGATCTCGGTGGGTACGGTGAACGAATCCAGCGCCCATCCCCGGGAGGTTCTGCGGTCGGTGGTCACGCGCGGGGCGTTCGGATTCGTTCTGATCCACAACCATCCCTCGGGTGATCCAAGCCCGAGCCGGGCGGACGAACGTGTGACGTTGAATCTGGTGGAGGCCGCCAGGATCATGCAGGTGACGTTCCTGGACCACGTCATCATCGGGAAACCGTCTCCCGGGAGGATGCCGTTTTTCTCTTTCCGCGCGGCGGGGGTCATCGCCTGA
- a CDS encoding zinc ribbon domain-containing protein YjdM, which translates to MNAPACPLCEMTEILEHPDHSECVTCGHEWTTEAPAEEAHAERVVKDAYGNILANGDVVAMIKDLKLKGSSQVLKVGTKSKPIRLVDGDHEIDCRMDGISIALKAMYVKKVAG; encoded by the coding sequence ATGAACGCCCCTGCCTGTCCGCTCTGTGAAATGACCGAAATCCTCGAACACCCGGACCACTCCGAGTGTGTCACCTGCGGCCACGAGTGGACGACGGAAGCTCCGGCGGAAGAGGCTCATGCCGAGCGGGTGGTTAAGGACGCCTACGGTAACATTCTCGCGAACGGCGATGTGGTGGCGATGATCAAGGACCTGAAATTGAAAGGCTCCTCCCAGGTGCTCAAGGTGGGCACCAAGTCGAAACCGATCCGGTTGGTGGACGGAGACCATGAGATCGACTGCCGGATGGACGGTATCTCCATCGCTCTGAAGGCGATGTATGTGAAGAAGGTCGCGGGTTGA
- a CDS encoding VUT family protein: MNNELLILVTEAIVVYFLVLFAHSLRNRLGLAHFYALIGSLAAVMVWTTDAGVKVELLGMSLMVGSTVFYTALLLGVFVVYVFDGPRATRIAISTVIGVSVMVPIITMVLHWQIRLAGPSQLNFFPPQSLRIYSASIFAAFADLIFLAMAWEFLGKPQFKVKLWIRAFLTLLGVLWLDVFLFATGAFAGTAGYLNIMSGTFVSRLAISFFAFPFLYLYIAWQNKRYGMELEHRPVLAILKEVSEVKLELSLAQQEIERRKQLEKEKESLIGSLQKALHEVKTLRGILPTCSYCKCIRDDRGEWHQLETYIQKNSEAQFSHGVCESCAAKHFPDVRM; this comes from the coding sequence ATGAACAACGAACTTTTGATCCTCGTCACCGAAGCGATCGTTGTTTATTTCCTAGTGCTTTTCGCCCATTCGTTGCGGAACCGCCTCGGTCTGGCCCACTTCTACGCGCTCATCGGCAGCCTCGCCGCCGTCATGGTCTGGACCACGGACGCCGGGGTGAAGGTGGAGCTGCTCGGAATGTCGCTGATGGTGGGCTCCACCGTCTTCTACACCGCCCTCCTGCTGGGGGTGTTCGTCGTGTACGTCTTTGATGGTCCGCGTGCGACGCGGATCGCCATTTCCACGGTTATCGGAGTTTCCGTCATGGTGCCGATCATCACGATGGTGCTGCACTGGCAGATCCGGCTCGCAGGCCCGTCGCAGCTGAATTTCTTCCCGCCGCAGAGCCTGCGGATCTACAGCGCCTCGATCTTCGCCGCGTTCGCGGACCTGATCTTCCTCGCCATGGCCTGGGAATTCCTCGGCAAACCGCAGTTCAAGGTGAAGCTTTGGATCCGGGCGTTCCTGACCCTTCTGGGGGTGCTCTGGCTGGACGTCTTCCTCTTCGCCACGGGGGCCTTCGCCGGGACGGCGGGCTACCTCAACATCATGTCGGGCACCTTCGTCAGCCGCCTGGCCATCAGCTTTTTCGCATTCCCGTTCCTGTACCTCTACATCGCGTGGCAGAACAAGCGCTATGGCATGGAGCTGGAGCACCGCCCGGTTCTGGCGATCCTGAAGGAAGTTTCCGAGGTGAAGCTGGAGCTCAGCCTCGCCCAGCAGGAGATCGAACGGCGGAAGCAGCTTGAAAAGGAGAAGGAGAGTCTCATCGGCTCCCTGCAGAAGGCGCTGCATGAGGTGAAGACACTTCGCGGCATCCTGCCCACCTGTTCCTACTGCAAATGCATCCGCGACGACAGGGGCGAGTGGCACCAGTTGGAGACCTACATCCAGAAGAACAGCGAGGCGCAGTTCAGCCATGGCGTCTGCGAATCGTGCGCCGCGAAGCATTTCCCGGACGTCCGGATGTAA